The Halosimplex litoreum genome has a window encoding:
- a CDS encoding 5-formyltetrahydrofolate cyclo-ligase, giving the protein MPTDKDALRQSVWDGLEDSGEARFPFPPHGRIPNFAGADRAADRLADLPEWAAAERLKANPDAPQLPARRAALDAGKTVFMAVPRLRDERCFYRLDPAELADPDAAATVSRVADHAEQVGPDAVGRVDLVLVGSVAVSPSGARVGKGEGYSDLEFAVLTELGLVDAETTVVTTVHESQVREGIDPDAHDVPIDVVVTPERTIRTESPFERPDGVDWTALDDERVDEIPVLERFRPG; this is encoded by the coding sequence ATGCCCACCGACAAAGACGCCCTCCGCCAGTCGGTCTGGGACGGCCTCGAAGACAGCGGCGAGGCCCGCTTCCCGTTCCCGCCCCACGGTCGCATCCCGAACTTCGCCGGCGCCGACCGAGCCGCCGATCGTCTGGCCGACCTGCCCGAGTGGGCGGCCGCCGAGCGGCTCAAGGCCAACCCCGACGCCCCGCAACTGCCCGCCCGTCGGGCCGCCCTCGACGCCGGCAAGACCGTCTTCATGGCCGTCCCGCGCCTGCGCGACGAGCGCTGTTTCTACCGCCTCGACCCCGCCGAGCTCGCGGATCCCGACGCCGCCGCCACCGTCTCCCGCGTCGCCGACCACGCCGAACAGGTCGGCCCCGACGCGGTGGGCCGAGTCGACCTCGTCCTCGTCGGCAGCGTCGCCGTCTCGCCGTCGGGCGCCCGCGTCGGCAAGGGGGAGGGCTACAGCGACCTGGAGTTCGCCGTCCTCACCGAGCTCGGTCTCGTCGACGCCGAGACGACCGTCGTCACGACCGTCCACGAGTCGCAGGTCCGCGAGGGGATCGACCCCGACGCCCACGACGTACCCATCGACGTCGTGGTCACCCCCGAGCGGACGATCCGGACCGAGTCGCCGTTCGAACGGCCGGACGGCGTCGACTGGACGGCGCTGGACGACGAACGGGTCGACGAGATCCCGGTGCTGGAGCGGTTCCGACCCGGCTAG
- a CDS encoding DUF5658 family protein: protein MRGTPLTSVDRSRGIGDRLGFPADDRVAEGALWAVVVASVALDVYTTRLGLSMGLSEGNPVMRWAIGGLGIAALGAAKCLVVCGAGVLRTLRPRYGTAIALGLALPWTVTVLVNAVAIATV, encoded by the coding sequence ATGCGCGGCACACCACTGACGAGTGTAGACAGATCGCGGGGGATCGGCGACCGACTCGGCTTCCCGGCCGACGACCGCGTCGCCGAGGGAGCGCTGTGGGCGGTCGTCGTCGCGTCGGTGGCACTCGACGTGTACACCACGCGGCTGGGACTGTCGATGGGGCTCTCGGAGGGCAACCCGGTGATGCGCTGGGCCATCGGCGGCCTGGGGATCGCCGCACTCGGCGCGGCGAAGTGCCTGGTCGTCTGTGGCGCCGGCGTACTCCGGACCCTTCGCCCTCGGTACGGGACCGCCATCGCACTGGGGCTCGCGCTCCCGTGGACGGTGACGGTCCTCGTCAACGCGGTCGCAATCGCGACCGTCTGA
- a CDS encoding CBS domain-containing protein produces MLRPPAVTELMERSETVPPDERALTVARRLDEPGAESVVVVENGEVVGIVTESDAVALLVEGRDPASLTAAAVMSSPVHTVGPDESVVDAAERLRTYGVEALPVVDDGELLGVVTTTRCSQYLPHVRRPSVDADVNDGRVRETERADTAYEKADWSFEYVGHPERIDVGDVVRFSKPLDETEVDDFADASGDTNRLHLDGEYARRTRFGRRIAHGTLVAGVVSAALARLPGLIVYLSQEVSYLGPVDIGDRVTAECEVVEVVGEERYRLTTTVTDDDDRTVIDGEAVVLADPIPETA; encoded by the coding sequence ATGCTTCGCCCGCCTGCAGTCACGGAACTGATGGAGCGCTCCGAGACGGTTCCACCGGACGAACGTGCGCTCACCGTCGCGCGTCGGCTCGACGAGCCCGGGGCCGAGTCGGTCGTGGTCGTCGAGAACGGCGAGGTCGTCGGCATCGTCACCGAGTCGGACGCGGTCGCGCTGCTGGTCGAGGGTCGCGACCCGGCGTCGCTGACGGCCGCCGCCGTGATGTCGAGTCCAGTTCACACGGTCGGTCCCGACGAGTCGGTCGTCGACGCCGCCGAGCGCCTGCGGACCTACGGCGTCGAGGCGCTGCCGGTGGTCGACGACGGCGAACTCCTCGGCGTGGTCACCACGACGCGCTGTTCGCAGTACCTCCCGCACGTCCGCCGACCCTCGGTCGACGCCGACGTGAACGACGGGCGAGTTCGCGAGACCGAGCGCGCCGACACCGCCTACGAGAAGGCCGACTGGTCGTTCGAGTACGTCGGCCATCCCGAACGCATCGACGTGGGCGACGTGGTGCGGTTCTCGAAGCCCCTCGACGAGACCGAGGTCGACGACTTCGCCGACGCCAGCGGCGACACGAACCGCCTGCACCTCGACGGCGAGTACGCGAGGAGGACCCGCTTCGGCCGGCGGATCGCCCACGGGACGCTCGTCGCTGGCGTCGTCAGCGCGGCGCTCGCGCGACTCCCCGGGCTGATCGTCTACCTCTCACAGGAAGTCAGCTACCTCGGCCCGGTCGACATCGGCGACCGCGTCACCGCCGAGTGCGAGGTCGTCGAAGTGGTCGGCGAGGAGCGCTATCGACTCACCACGACCGTCACCGACGACGACGACCGGACCGTGATCGACGGCGAAGCGGTCGTCCTCGCCGACCCGATCCCCGAAACCGCCTGA
- a CDS encoding adenylyltransferase/cytidyltransferase family protein, producing the protein MTGDGTGATPESDADIVVAQGTFDILHPGHLHYLRDAKAMGDRLVVIVARSTNVTHKASPVVPGPQRREMVAGLDPVDEARLGHPEDIFAPIEELDPAVIALGYDQHHDAEAIRAALADRGIDCAVRRASAHEPDYEGLLSSGRIVDRILDERG; encoded by the coding sequence ATGACCGGCGACGGGACGGGTGCGACTCCCGAGTCGGACGCCGATATCGTCGTCGCCCAGGGCACCTTCGACATCCTCCACCCCGGCCACCTCCACTACCTCCGCGACGCGAAGGCGATGGGCGACCGGTTGGTCGTCATCGTCGCCCGCTCGACGAACGTGACTCACAAGGCCTCGCCCGTCGTCCCTGGCCCGCAGCGCCGAGAGATGGTCGCCGGGCTCGACCCCGTCGACGAGGCGCGACTCGGTCACCCCGAGGACATCTTCGCCCCCATCGAGGAACTCGACCCCGCGGTCATCGCGCTGGGCTACGACCAGCACCACGACGCCGAGGCCATTCGTGCGGCGCTGGCCGACCGGGGCATCGACTGCGCGGTCCGCCGCGCGAGCGCCCACGAGCCCGACTACGAGGGGCTGCTCTCGTCGGGCCGGATCGTCGACCGGATCCTCGACGAACGCGGATAG
- a CDS encoding Mov34/MPN/PAD-1 family protein: MGIFRSGEVVGIAEAALEFALEASEDAHPDEYMGFLRGEDARKFDLDYEGTVLTDILVIPGTESNPVSATVDSNMIPNSSRAAGSIHSHPNGVLRPSDADLQTFGKGKVHVIVGAPYRKSDWQAFDREGNPVDLPVLDIEMPEDEFFDFSQEDIDAELMEESDYGADGTDFRAEPDDEWGER; this comes from the coding sequence ATGGGAATCTTCCGCTCGGGCGAGGTGGTCGGTATCGCCGAGGCCGCCCTGGAGTTCGCGCTGGAGGCCTCGGAGGACGCCCACCCCGACGAGTACATGGGGTTTCTGCGCGGCGAGGACGCCCGGAAGTTCGACCTGGACTACGAGGGCACGGTCCTGACCGACATCCTCGTCATCCCGGGAACCGAGTCGAACCCGGTGAGCGCGACCGTCGACTCGAACATGATCCCCAACAGCTCCCGGGCGGCCGGATCGATCCACTCCCACCCCAACGGCGTGCTCCGGCCGAGCGACGCCGACCTCCAGACGTTCGGCAAGGGGAAGGTCCACGTCATCGTCGGCGCGCCCTACCGGAAGTCGGACTGGCAGGCGTTCGACCGGGAGGGTAACCCAGTGGACCTGCCGGTGCTCGACATCGAGATGCCCGAAGACGAGTTCTTCGACTTCTCCCAGGAGGACATCGACGCCGAGCTCATGGAGGAGTCCGACTACGGCGCCGACGGGACGGACTTCCGGGCCGAACCGGACGACGAGTGGGGCGAGCGATGA
- a CDS encoding phospholipase D-like domain-containing protein: MGPSRPQIAAVYPNPVADGDRGEFVVVDAPNGTDLGPYRLTDGDGELALPNRTVGGRVAVTAAPAAVRNLTGVPVVAANGSVALANGGERLRLRRGNTTVARARYREAPEGKIGRFDDRGALSWRPLGRTDRSVVTATGGQARAFTLPDAPGVPTDVIRSADRRLLLAGYTFTSERIARALERAERRGVDVRVLLDGGPVDGISHRQARLLDSLVEAGVTVKLLGGPHGRYAFHHPKYAVADDRAVVLTENWKPAGTGGHASRGWGAVVSQPEIVDGLVDTFRADAGWRGARPWSQVRRGRSFERAGVANGSYPSRRSPETVPVNRTRLLVAPDNAGEAVTAALDGADESIDVLQMSIDGPDQRFLRAAVRAARRGVDVRILLSSAWYVEAENRRLVEHLRGVAEREGIPLDAKLAEPGGDFEKIHAKGVVIDGDRVLVGSLNWNGESVRRNREVVLSLEGAAVGEYYRAAFAADWGDGVDGPSLPVGIVAGVAGCLVLAVLVARRIDFGENVGVGG; encoded by the coding sequence ATGGGGCCGTCTCGGCCACAGATAGCGGCCGTCTATCCGAACCCCGTCGCCGACGGCGATCGTGGCGAGTTCGTCGTCGTCGACGCGCCGAACGGTACGGATCTCGGCCCGTATCGACTCACCGACGGCGACGGCGAACTCGCCCTGCCAAACCGGACGGTCGGCGGTCGCGTCGCGGTCACGGCCGCGCCGGCCGCGGTTCGGAACCTCACCGGAGTGCCGGTCGTCGCGGCGAACGGGAGCGTCGCGCTGGCAAACGGCGGGGAACGGCTTCGCTTGCGCCGCGGAAACACCACGGTCGCACGCGCCCGGTATCGCGAGGCGCCGGAAGGGAAGATCGGCCGCTTCGACGACCGCGGCGCACTCTCTTGGCGACCGCTCGGGCGGACGGACCGCTCGGTCGTCACGGCGACGGGCGGCCAAGCACGGGCGTTCACGCTCCCCGACGCGCCGGGCGTCCCGACCGACGTGATCCGCTCCGCCGACCGCCGGCTCCTGCTGGCGGGCTACACGTTCACCTCCGAGCGGATCGCGCGAGCGCTCGAACGCGCCGAGCGCCGCGGCGTCGACGTGCGCGTCCTCCTCGACGGTGGGCCCGTCGACGGGATCAGCCACCGCCAGGCGCGACTGCTCGACTCGCTCGTCGAGGCGGGCGTCACCGTGAAGCTCCTCGGTGGCCCCCACGGCAGATACGCGTTTCACCACCCCAAATACGCCGTCGCGGACGACCGTGCGGTCGTCCTCACCGAGAACTGGAAGCCGGCGGGGACCGGCGGCCACGCCAGCCGCGGGTGGGGTGCCGTCGTCTCCCAGCCCGAAATCGTCGACGGCCTCGTCGACACGTTCCGCGCCGACGCCGGGTGGCGCGGCGCTCGCCCGTGGTCGCAGGTCCGACGCGGACGGTCGTTCGAGCGCGCCGGCGTCGCGAACGGGTCCTACCCCAGCCGCCGGTCGCCAGAGACGGTTCCCGTGAACCGAACCCGGCTGCTCGTCGCACCGGACAACGCCGGCGAAGCGGTCACGGCGGCCCTCGACGGCGCCGACGAATCGATCGACGTGCTCCAGATGAGTATCGACGGCCCCGACCAGCGGTTTCTCCGGGCCGCCGTCCGGGCCGCCCGCCGCGGCGTCGACGTGCGAATCCTGCTGAGTAGCGCGTGGTACGTCGAGGCGGAGAACCGACGGCTGGTCGAACACCTGCGCGGGGTGGCCGAGCGAGAGGGGATACCCCTCGACGCGAAGCTCGCCGAGCCAGGGGGCGACTTCGAGAAGATCCACGCGAAAGGCGTCGTGATCGACGGCGATCGGGTGCTCGTCGGCAGCCTCAACTGGAACGGCGAGTCCGTCCGGCGGAACCGCGAAGTCGTCCTCTCGCTCGAAGGCGCGGCGGTCGGCGAGTACTATCGAGCGGCGTTCGCGGCCGACTGGGGGGACGGAGTGGACGGACCGTCGCTCCCGGTCGGGATCGTCGCGGGCGTCGCCGGCTGCCTGGTGCTCGCGGTACTCGTCGCTCGACGGATCGATTTCGGGGAGAACGTTGGCGTCGGTGGCTAA
- a CDS encoding DUF5658 family protein yields the protein MPLVTTDPTAIDSSTLDEYLGTVPGSVSDLELLLWVLVCWALVLDIVLTAYGLSIGLVERNPLMRQALDTFGLAALGLAKAGAVAVALVFRFLWPEYAIVAPLGLAVPWILAVLINATLLASL from the coding sequence ATGCCGCTCGTCACGACCGATCCGACCGCCATCGACTCGTCGACCCTCGACGAGTACCTCGGCACCGTCCCGGGTTCCGTGTCCGACCTGGAACTGCTGCTGTGGGTGCTCGTCTGCTGGGCGCTGGTGCTCGATATCGTCCTGACCGCCTACGGCCTCTCGATCGGTCTCGTCGAACGCAATCCGCTCATGCGACAGGCGCTCGATACGTTCGGCCTGGCGGCGCTCGGCCTCGCGAAGGCCGGCGCCGTCGCCGTCGCGCTCGTCTTCCGCTTTCTCTGGCCCGAATACGCGATCGTCGCGCCGCTCGGCCTCGCCGTTCCCTGGATACTCGCCGTACTCATCAACGCCACGCTCCTGGCGTCGCTGTGA
- a CDS encoding MaoC family dehydratase: protein MPGRYYEGFDVGETIAHDKRRTVSESDNQRFCDLTMNQQPLHLDAEFAAETRFGERVVNGLYTMSLAVGLSIPETTDGTIVANLSYDDVEHPEPVFHGDTLRAASTVTDKRETSDGERGVVTMHVEAYRVEGGADTLVCEFDRTVLAEKRPEA, encoded by the coding sequence ATGCCCGGGCGCTACTACGAGGGTTTCGACGTGGGCGAGACGATCGCGCACGACAAGCGTCGCACGGTCTCCGAGTCGGACAACCAGCGCTTTTGCGACCTGACGATGAACCAGCAGCCGCTGCATCTGGACGCCGAGTTCGCCGCCGAGACGCGTTTCGGCGAGCGAGTCGTCAACGGTCTCTACACGATGAGCCTCGCGGTCGGGCTCTCGATCCCCGAGACGACCGACGGGACGATCGTCGCGAACCTCTCGTACGACGACGTGGAACATCCCGAACCAGTCTTCCACGGGGACACGCTCCGGGCGGCGTCGACGGTGACCGACAAGCGCGAGACGAGCGACGGCGAGCGCGGCGTCGTGACGATGCACGTCGAGGCCTATCGCGTCGAGGGCGGCGCGGACACGCTGGTCTGTGAGTTCGACCGGACGGTGCTGGCCGAGAAGCGACCCGAGGCGTAG
- a CDS encoding pyridoxal phosphate-dependent aminotransferase, whose translation MDPDFAARVDRIEPSATVAISNKASELEAEGVDVVDLSVGDIVDFDTPENVKEAAKDAMDAGHTGYTPSNGIPELKDAIVDKLHDDGLAQYGTENIVVTPGGKQGLFEVFQTLIDDGDEVALVDPAWVSYEAMVKLSDGSLTRVDTAQYDFQLEPALDDLADAVSDDTEILVVNSPGNPHGAVYSDEALEGVRDIAVEHDITVISDEIYKEITYDGAEATSIGTLEGMEDRTITLNGFSKAYAMTGWRLGYYAAPESVVDQAGKIHGHSVTCAVNFVQHAGVEALEHTDEAVEEMRAAFEERRDMLVDLFAEYGKDVPTPEGAFYIMLPVADTRVDGDGDQAQDVAWAEEAIETAHVATVPGSAFGTPGWVRLAYANDEDRLREGVERLAEHDLL comes from the coding sequence ATGGACCCGGACTTCGCAGCACGCGTCGACAGGATCGAACCGAGCGCGACCGTCGCGATCAGCAACAAGGCCTCCGAACTCGAAGCGGAGGGCGTCGACGTCGTCGACCTCTCGGTCGGCGACATCGTCGACTTCGACACCCCCGAGAACGTCAAGGAAGCCGCCAAAGACGCGATGGACGCCGGCCACACCGGCTACACGCCTTCGAACGGTATCCCCGAACTCAAAGACGCTATCGTCGACAAGCTCCACGACGACGGCCTCGCCCAGTACGGGACCGAGAACATCGTCGTCACGCCCGGCGGCAAGCAGGGGCTGTTCGAGGTGTTCCAGACGCTCATCGACGACGGCGACGAGGTCGCGCTGGTCGACCCCGCGTGGGTCTCCTACGAGGCGATGGTCAAGCTCTCCGACGGGAGCCTGACCCGCGTCGACACCGCCCAGTACGACTTCCAGCTCGAACCCGCGCTCGACGACCTCGCCGACGCGGTCTCCGACGACACGGAGATCCTCGTCGTCAACTCCCCGGGCAACCCCCACGGCGCCGTCTACTCCGACGAGGCACTGGAAGGCGTCCGCGACATCGCTGTCGAGCACGATATCACCGTCATCTCCGACGAGATCTACAAGGAGATCACCTACGACGGCGCCGAGGCCACGAGCATCGGCACGCTGGAGGGCATGGAAGACCGGACGATCACGCTCAACGGCTTCTCGAAGGCCTACGCGATGACGGGCTGGCGGCTGGGCTACTACGCCGCGCCCGAGTCGGTCGTCGACCAGGCCGGCAAGATCCACGGTCACTCCGTGACCTGCGCCGTCAACTTCGTCCAGCACGCTGGCGTCGAGGCCCTGGAGCACACCGACGAAGCCGTCGAGGAGATGCGCGCCGCCTTCGAAGAGCGCCGCGACATGCTCGTCGATCTGTTCGCCGAGTACGGGAAAGACGTGCCCACTCCCGAGGGCGCGTTCTACATCATGCTCCCCGTCGCCGACACCCGGGTCGACGGCGACGGCGACCAGGCACAGGACGTGGCCTGGGCCGAAGAGGCCATCGAGACCGCCCACGTCGCCACCGTCCCGGGCAGCGCGTTCGGCACCCCCGGCTGGGTCCGCCTCGCCTACGCCAACGACGAGGACCGCCTGCGCGAGGGCGTCGAGCGCCTCGCCGAGCACGACCTGCTGTAG
- a CDS encoding DHH family phosphoesterase produces the protein MVPVPDAGDSGVAVPDGGTTVYDLDSNCDFEHVSEGDLYLAEVNGVVEYGVFVDLSDDVSGLVHASNLLGTYEVGDELVVALEEVRDDGDLAFDEVDLPDYEVETIARDSHAVDDLGDVVGESVSLEGVVVQIKQTGGPTVFQVRGATGIAPCTAFEEAGVRAYEDVELDDVVRVDGYVETREGAVQVEIDDLQVLDGDDGESVRAEQADDLDELAEPHDPEPLVEWAAFEKLREDLRSVAERLRREILEGRPIRMRHHADGDGICASVPMQVALERFIEDTYEDPDAAQHLLKRLPSKAPYYEMEDVTRDLNFALEDRERHGQRLPLLLMLDNGSTEEDTPAYRNLAHYDVPIVVVDHHHPDPDAVGELLDEHVNPYLHDEDYRITTGMMCVELARMIDPDITDELRHVPAVAGLSDRSEAAAMDDYLELAREEGYDEAELRDVGEALDYATFWLKYDDGGQLVTDALNVDCDDEERHRELVSFLATRAERDVDRQLDAAMPHVEHERLDNDAHLYRLDVENHAHRFTYPAPGKTTGKVHDSKVAETGDPVITIGYGPDFAVLRSDGVRLDIPTMVEELKEEVAGGGVSGGGHLVVGSIKFVRGMRETVIDALVEKMADAEIDEQLGSSAAFAED, from the coding sequence ATGGTACCTGTACCTGACGCCGGAGATTCCGGCGTCGCCGTCCCCGATGGTGGGACGACCGTCTACGACCTCGATTCGAACTGTGACTTCGAGCACGTTTCCGAAGGCGACCTGTACCTCGCGGAAGTCAACGGCGTCGTCGAGTACGGCGTCTTCGTCGATCTGTCCGACGACGTGTCCGGCCTCGTCCACGCCTCGAACCTCCTGGGCACCTACGAGGTGGGCGACGAACTCGTCGTCGCACTCGAAGAGGTGCGCGATGACGGCGATCTGGCCTTCGACGAGGTCGACTTGCCCGACTACGAGGTCGAGACGATCGCCCGCGACAGCCACGCGGTCGACGACCTGGGTGACGTCGTCGGTGAATCGGTCAGCTTGGAGGGCGTGGTCGTCCAGATCAAACAGACCGGGGGCCCGACGGTCTTCCAGGTCCGCGGCGCGACCGGGATCGCGCCCTGCACGGCCTTCGAGGAAGCCGGCGTCCGCGCCTACGAAGACGTCGAACTCGACGACGTGGTCCGCGTCGACGGCTACGTCGAGACCCGCGAGGGCGCCGTGCAGGTCGAGATCGACGACCTGCAGGTGCTCGACGGCGACGACGGCGAGAGCGTCCGCGCCGAGCAAGCCGACGACCTCGACGAGCTGGCCGAGCCCCACGACCCCGAGCCGCTCGTCGAGTGGGCGGCCTTCGAGAAACTGCGCGAGGACCTGCGGTCGGTCGCCGAGCGCCTCCGACGGGAGATCCTCGAAGGGCGCCCGATCCGGATGCGCCACCACGCCGACGGCGACGGCATCTGCGCCAGCGTCCCGATGCAGGTGGCGCTGGAACGGTTCATCGAGGACACCTACGAGGACCCCGACGCCGCCCAGCATCTCCTCAAGCGCCTGCCGAGCAAGGCGCCGTACTACGAGATGGAGGACGTGACTCGTGACCTCAACTTCGCGCTCGAAGACCGCGAGCGCCACGGCCAGCGCCTCCCGCTCCTGCTGATGCTCGACAACGGCTCGACCGAGGAGGACACGCCAGCCTACCGCAACCTCGCCCACTACGACGTACCCATCGTCGTCGTCGACCACCACCACCCCGACCCCGACGCCGTCGGCGAGCTGCTCGACGAGCACGTCAACCCCTACCTCCACGACGAGGACTACCGCATCACGACGGGGATGATGTGCGTCGAACTCGCGCGGATGATCGACCCCGACATCACCGACGAGCTCCGGCACGTCCCCGCCGTCGCCGGCCTCTCGGACCGCTCGGAGGCGGCGGCGATGGACGACTACCTCGAACTCGCTCGCGAGGAGGGCTACGACGAGGCCGAACTCCGCGACGTGGGCGAGGCACTCGACTACGCCACCTTCTGGCTGAAATACGACGACGGCGGCCAGCTCGTCACCGACGCGCTCAACGTCGACTGCGACGACGAGGAGCGCCACCGCGAGCTCGTCTCGTTCCTCGCGACCCGGGCCGAACGCGACGTGGACCGCCAACTCGACGCCGCGATGCCCCACGTCGAACACGAACGGCTCGACAACGACGCGCACCTCTACCGGCTCGACGTCGAGAACCACGCCCACCGCTTTACCTACCCCGCACCGGGGAAGACCACGGGCAAGGTCCACGACTCGAAAGTCGCCGAGACCGGCGACCCCGTCATCACCATCGGCTACGGGCCCGACTTCGCCGTCCTCCGCTCTGACGGCGTCCGGCTAGACATTCCGACGATGGTCGAGGAGCTCAAAGAGGAGGTCGCGGGCGGCGGCGTCAGCGGCGGTGGCCACCTCGTCGTCGGCTCCATCAAGTTCGTCCGGGGCATGCGCGAGACCGTCATCGACGCCCTCGTCGAGAAGATGGCCGATGCCGAGATCGACGAACAGCTCGGTAGCTCCGCCGCGTTCGCCGAGGACTGA
- the ribH gene encoding 6,7-dimethyl-8-ribityllumazine synthase, with protein sequence MVQLGLVVAQFDKEGSVIDGMEAAAREAAAERDADIAATVEVPGSYDTPLAADRLARRDGIDAVAVLGAIVEGDTDHDEVIADAAAQGLTDVSLDRDTPVAFGIIGPGMSTAEAKARTDYGGTVVESAVDLAEDLP encoded by the coding sequence ATGGTACAGCTCGGTCTGGTGGTCGCGCAGTTCGACAAGGAGGGGTCGGTCATCGACGGGATGGAGGCCGCCGCGCGCGAGGCGGCGGCCGAGCGCGACGCCGATATCGCCGCGACCGTCGAGGTGCCCGGCTCCTACGACACGCCGCTGGCCGCCGACCGACTGGCCCGCCGAGACGGTATCGACGCCGTCGCCGTCCTCGGCGCCATCGTCGAGGGCGACACCGACCACGACGAGGTCATCGCAGACGCCGCCGCCCAGGGGCTCACCGACGTGAGCCTCGACCGGGATACGCCGGTCGCCTTCGGGATCATCGGTCCCGGCATGAGCACGGCGGAGGCGAAGGCGCGCACCGACTACGGGGGGACCGTCGTCGAGAGCGCAGTCGACCTCGCCGAGGACCTTCCCTGA
- a CDS encoding chemotaxis protein CheC, whose product MDYEVDVRKLELFNDMAKEGATTVSEHLNQLSGLDTEIEVSKINFLDIADVRTHLGEHEQVGIYVELTEAPYGYILFMLEPEGSKRLAQGMVGDMGSGEAAEGFFTDLERSAMQEIGNIMTSGFIDGWANVLDTTIDMSTPSFIFGPASDIVDEMGGWPDEEIAFVVDSHIVASDADVEVTVYTFPQLADLVQLIQNIDVTTDVTTDTAASDVL is encoded by the coding sequence ATGGATTACGAGGTCGACGTGCGGAAACTGGAGCTTTTCAACGACATGGCCAAGGAGGGGGCCACGACCGTCTCCGAGCACCTCAACCAGCTCTCGGGCCTCGACACCGAGATCGAGGTCTCGAAGATCAACTTCCTCGACATAGCGGACGTGCGGACCCACCTCGGCGAGCACGAACAGGTCGGCATCTACGTCGAACTCACGGAAGCGCCCTACGGCTACATCCTGTTCATGCTCGAACCCGAAGGGAGCAAACGGCTCGCCCAGGGGATGGTCGGCGACATGGGCAGCGGCGAGGCCGCGGAGGGCTTTTTCACAGACCTGGAGCGGTCGGCGATGCAGGAGATCGGCAACATCATGACCTCCGGCTTCATCGATGGCTGGGCGAACGTCCTCGATACCACCATCGACATGTCCACGCCCTCGTTCATCTTCGGCCCCGCCAGCGACATCGTCGACGAGATGGGCGGCTGGCCCGACGAGGAGATCGCCTTCGTCGTCGACTCCCACATCGTCGCCAGCGACGCCGACGTCGAAGTCACCGTCTACACGTTCCCGCAACTGGCAGACCTGGTCCAGCTGATCCAGAACATCGACGTGACCACCGACGTGACCACCGACACGGCCGCCTCCGACGTGCTCTGA